A window of Panicum virgatum strain AP13 chromosome 8K, P.virgatum_v5, whole genome shotgun sequence contains these coding sequences:
- the LOC120644725 gene encoding stem-specific protein TSJT1-like, producing MLAVFGGEVVRVPAELVAAGSRTPSPKTRASELVSRFLGGAGAEPAVSLQLGALGTLAYSHANQPLLRPRSFAAKHEIFCLFEGLLDNLGRLGHQYGLCKGANEAVLAIEAYKTLRDRAPYPASSMLSQLAGGYAFVLFDKSTSSLLVASDPEGKVPFYWGITADGCVAFSDDVDMLKGSCGKSLVPFPQGCFYSNTLGGLKCYENPKNKVTAVPADEEEICGATFQVEGSTILSALH from the exons ATGTTGGCGGTGttcggcggcgaggtggtgcggGTGCCGGCGGAGCTGGTGGCGGCGGGCAGCCGGACGCCGTCGCCCAAGACGCGGGCGTCGGAGCTGGTGAGCCGCTTcctgggcggcgccggcgccgagccgGCCGTGTCGCTGCAGCTGGGCGCCCTCGGCACCCTCGCCTACTCCCACGCCAACcagccgctcctccgcccgag GTCGTTTGCTGCGAAGCACGAGATCTTCTGCCTGTTCGAGGGGTTGCTGGACAACCTGGGCCGGCTGGGGCATCAGTACGGGCTGTGCAAGGGCGCCAACGAGGCGGTCCTCGCCATCGAGGCCTACAAGACTCTGCGCGACCGGGCGCCGTACCCGGCCAGCTCCATGCTCtcgcagctcgccggcgggtACGCCTTCGTCCTCTTCGACAAGTCCACCTCCTCCCTGCTCGTCGCATCC GATCCCGAGGGCAAGGTGCCGTTCTACTGGGGGATCACTGCTGATGGATGCGTCGCCTTCTCTGACGACGTCGACATGCTCAAAGGGTCCTGTGGCAAGTCCCTCGTGCCTTTTCCGCAGG GTTGCTTCTACTCTAACACTCTTGGAGGCTTGAAGTGCTATGAGAACCCCAAGAACAAGGTGACTGCTGTTCCTGCAGACGAGGAAGAAATCTGTGGTGCGACTTTCCAG GTGGAAGGCTCTACAATCCTCTCAGCACTGCATTAG